The following are encoded in a window of Spiroplasma tabanidicola genomic DNA:
- the rsmA gene encoding 16S rRNA (adenine(1518)-N(6)/adenine(1519)-N(6))-dimethyltransferase RsmA, translating into MEPAKKKFGQNFITDKNLIKKIINILDQEPDHLIIEIGPGRGALTLELCNRFKKVVAIEIDSDMEMILKSNIPNNNLDLIINDVLKINFENLIKDKYNRISIISNTPYYITSEIIFKTLKISQKINKAVFMVQKEVAERICAKANEKNYNNLSVACQFYSNLKYEFTVKKNLFTPIPKVDSAIISMSFIQDNIGKVNDDIKFVSFVRKLFNNKRKTILNNLTNITNNKQKSLKVLDEIKIDSNKRPENISLNEFINLFNEVQNEKN; encoded by the coding sequence ATGGAACCTGCTAAAAAAAAGTTTGGCCAAAACTTTATAACTGACAAAAATTTAATAAAAAAAATTATAAATATTTTAGATCAAGAACCAGATCATTTAATTATTGAAATTGGTCCAGGTAGGGGAGCTCTTACTTTAGAGTTATGTAATCGATTTAAAAAAGTAGTTGCTATTGAAATAGATAGTGATATGGAAATGATTTTAAAATCTAATATACCAAACAACAATTTAGACTTGATCATTAATGATGTTTTAAAAATAAATTTTGAGAATTTGATAAAAGATAAATATAACAGAATTTCAATAATATCAAATACTCCATATTACATAACAAGTGAAATAATTTTTAAAACTCTTAAAATAAGTCAAAAAATAAATAAAGCTGTTTTTATGGTACAAAAAGAAGTGGCAGAAAGAATTTGTGCAAAAGCAAATGAAAAGAATTACAATAATTTATCTGTTGCTTGTCAATTTTATAGTAATTTGAAATATGAGTTTACAGTCAAAAAAAATCTTTTCACTCCAATCCCAAAAGTAGATTCTGCAATAATTTCAATGAGTTTTATTCAAGACAACATTGGTAAAGTAAATGATGATATAAAGTTTGTTTCTTTTGTAAGAAAGTTATTTAATAACAAAAGAAAAACTATTTTAAATAATTTAACAAATATAACTAATAACAAACAAAAATCTTTAAAGGTTTTAGATGAGATAAAAATAGATTCAAATAAAAGACCTGAAAACATTAGTCTAAATGAGTTTATTAATTTATTTAATGAGGTACAAAATGAAAAAAATTAA
- the rnmV gene encoding ribonuclease M5, with amino-acid sequence MKIKQVIIVEGKSDTAKLKIIFGECNIETIETNGLALDNSTLELIRDINKARGVIIFTDPDGPGVKIRDVINSYLDFKCFNAFINKKNIKNTKKIGIAEAEEKDIREALDNLIIFNSNNKQSISWEDFLKNNFYLPDNRKKIAEHFSWNEKINSKKLFKWVNLIGLDIEKIKKILGEQNGTC; translated from the coding sequence ATGAAAATTAAACAAGTAATAATTGTAGAAGGTAAGTCAGATACTGCAAAACTTAAAATTATTTTTGGCGAGTGTAATATTGAAACAATTGAAACAAATGGACTAGCCTTAGACAATTCAACTTTAGAATTGATAAGAGATATTAATAAAGCACGTGGAGTAATAATTTTTACAGATCCAGATGGACCTGGAGTTAAGATTCGTGACGTTATTAATTCCTATTTAGATTTTAAATGTTTTAATGCATTTATCAACAAAAAAAATATAAAAAATACAAAAAAAATTGGTATAGCAGAAGCAGAAGAAAAAGATATTAGAGAAGCACTAGATAATTTAATAATTTTTAATAGCAACAATAAACAATCTATATCTTGAGAAGACTTTTTAAAAAATAATTTTTACTTGCCAGATAACAGAAAAAAAATTGCAGAACACTTTAGTTGAAATGAAAAAATAAATTCAAAAAAACTTTTTAAGTGAGTAAATTTAATTGGATTAGATATAGAAAAGATAAAAAAAATCTTAGGAGAACAAAATGGAACCTGCTAA
- a CDS encoding ABC-F family ATP-binding cassette domain-containing protein — protein sequence MGLVSINNITHKNGDKKLYEDTAIKLNKGEHIALIGPNGAGKTTLLNIIAKKIVPDKGEVKIHEKTKIGYLDQHQDVDLNLTVDQYLKFAFKDLYELESRIHKIYEDMAIEYNENELVKALKYQDILNHNDFDMIDKKIGNLIDGLGIGLDKLNMKMGELSGGQKGKVMLAKLLLSGNDFLLLDEPTNFLDIQQVEWLAKFLQAYEKAFIMVSHDNDFINKTCNIIYALDNFRLTRFVGNYDKYLQDSQMLKDQYDKAVVSQQKEIKKLETYIAKNIARASTSRSAQSRVKTLNKIDVLQERRELVKPKFSFMYKRPSTAVVLQAKNLVIGYDHPLLHALNFELREGEKCIISGKNGIGKTTFLKTVSTEINAYEGSVELGNGVQYAYFKQIEDVHGITPVQYLLNKFPDISDSEARAKIGQFGLKSSLMMQPMEKLSGGEQTRIRLAALSMIPCSLLVLDEPTNHIDVLAKEALLEAIQAFKGTVLLTTHDINFSTLWANKVLDFETLV from the coding sequence ATGGGATTAGTTAGTATAAATAATATTACGCACAAAAATGGTGATAAAAAACTATATGAAGACACAGCAATTAAATTAAATAAAGGAGAGCATATAGCACTAATTGGTCCAAATGGTGCTGGAAAAACTACATTATTAAATATTATTGCAAAGAAGATAGTACCAGACAAAGGTGAAGTAAAAATTCATGAAAAAACAAAAATAGGTTATTTAGATCAGCATCAAGATGTTGACCTAAATTTAACAGTTGATCAATACTTAAAGTTTGCTTTTAAAGACTTATATGAATTAGAATCTAGAATTCATAAAATTTATGAAGATATGGCAATAGAATATAATGAAAACGAGTTAGTTAAAGCGTTAAAATATCAAGACATACTAAATCACAATGACTTTGATATGATTGATAAAAAAATCGGTAACTTAATTGATGGTTTAGGAATCGGTTTAGATAAATTGAATATGAAAATGGGAGAACTATCTGGAGGACAAAAAGGAAAAGTTATGCTTGCTAAACTTTTGTTAAGCGGAAATGATTTTTTATTACTAGATGAACCTACAAACTTTTTAGATATTCAACAAGTTGAATGATTAGCTAAATTTTTACAAGCATATGAAAAAGCCTTTATTATGGTTTCTCATGATAATGATTTTATAAATAAGACTTGCAATATAATTTATGCATTAGATAATTTTAGATTAACAAGATTTGTTGGTAATTATGATAAATATTTACAAGACTCACAAATGCTAAAAGATCAATATGATAAAGCAGTTGTTTCACAACAAAAAGAAATTAAAAAACTAGAAACATATATTGCTAAAAATATTGCTAGAGCTAGTACTTCTAGGTCTGCACAATCAAGAGTTAAAACTTTAAATAAAATTGATGTTTTACAAGAAAGACGTGAATTAGTAAAACCTAAATTTAGTTTTATGTATAAAAGACCTTCTACAGCTGTTGTTTTACAAGCAAAAAACTTAGTTATTGGATATGATCATCCACTATTACACGCATTAAACTTTGAGTTAAGAGAAGGTGAAAAATGTATTATTAGTGGAAAAAATGGAATTGGTAAAACAACTTTTTTAAAAACAGTTTCAACAGAAATCAATGCATATGAAGGAAGTGTTGAATTAGGTAACGGGGTTCAGTATGCCTACTTTAAACAAATTGAAGATGTACACGGAATAACACCTGTTCAATATTTACTAAATAAGTTTCCTGATATTAGTGATTCAGAAGCAAGGGCTAAGATTGGACAATTTGGTTTAAAAAGCTCTCTAATGATGCAACCAATGGAAAAATTGTCAGGGGGAGAACAAACAAGAATAAGATTAGCGGCGTTGAGTATGATTCCTTGTAGCTTGCTTGTTTTAGATGAACCTACAAACCATATTGATGTTCTTGCCAAAGAAGCTTTGTTAGAAGCTATTCAGGCTTTTAAGGGAACAGTATTATTAACAACTCATGACATAAACTTCTCAACTTTATGAGCAAATAAAGTTTTGGATTTTGAAACATTAGTTTAA
- a CDS encoding adenylosuccinate synthase, which translates to MKKYNTLVVVGSQWGDEGKGKITDYFSQITNLVVRYSGGDNAGHQINFNGEKHKVRIIPSGIFNRNVVNIIGNGCVVNLEQLNEEFDMIKKTFINHGTLLISNRAQLVLPYHIQIDEAQELARGKNKIGTTKRGIGPAYQDKVSRSGIRVGDVGLPNFKEKFKKVWEYQKVFLKKMFDVEIVDFDHTYNSLIENYKKIKEQVIDCGEYLESAIKEGKKVLFEGAQGAMLDIDHGTYPFVTSSNCSASNVALGSGISFKYIDSVLGVVKAYSTRVGAGGFPAELLDEIGDGIRQRGNEYGSNTKRPRRVGWIDLVALRYAIRSSAIDKIFITLLDVLSGLDEIKLCTSYKMEDKSISSPPPTAEEFEKCEAVYLSTPGWKEDITNVKSFSELPDAAKNYLKLIEKFCEINVAGFSVGPDRKQTVLLEEIF; encoded by the coding sequence ATGAAAAAATATAACACATTAGTGGTAGTTGGTTCACAATGAGGAGACGAGGGAAAAGGAAAAATTACAGATTACTTTTCTCAAATTACAAATCTTGTAGTTAGATACTCAGGCGGAGACAATGCTGGACACCAAATTAATTTTAATGGAGAAAAACATAAAGTTAGAATTATTCCTTCAGGGATTTTTAATAGAAATGTAGTTAACATTATTGGAAATGGTTGCGTAGTCAATTTAGAACAATTGAACGAAGAATTTGATATGATAAAAAAAACTTTTATAAATCATGGAACATTATTAATTTCAAACAGAGCACAATTAGTTTTACCTTATCATATTCAAATTGACGAAGCTCAAGAATTAGCAAGAGGTAAAAACAAAATTGGTACAACAAAAAGAGGAATAGGTCCAGCTTATCAAGATAAAGTTTCTCGTTCAGGAATTAGAGTTGGGGATGTAGGGCTGCCTAATTTTAAAGAAAAGTTTAAAAAAGTTTGAGAGTATCAAAAAGTTTTTTTAAAAAAAATGTTTGATGTTGAAATAGTTGATTTTGATCATACATATAACTCATTAATTGAAAATTATAAAAAAATAAAAGAACAAGTTATTGATTGCGGAGAATATTTAGAATCTGCAATTAAAGAAGGTAAAAAAGTTTTATTCGAAGGTGCACAAGGTGCAATGTTAGATATTGATCATGGAACTTATCCTTTTGTTACAAGTTCAAATTGTTCTGCGTCAAATGTTGCATTAGGGTCAGGAATAAGTTTTAAATATATTGATTCAGTTCTTGGAGTTGTTAAAGCATATTCAACTAGAGTTGGAGCGGGAGGGTTTCCAGCAGAACTTTTAGATGAAATTGGTGATGGTATTAGACAAAGAGGAAATGAATATGGATCTAATACAAAAAGACCAAGAAGAGTTGGATGAATTGATTTAGTTGCGTTAAGATATGCAATTAGAAGTTCAGCTATAGATAAAATTTTTATTACATTACTTGATGTTTTATCAGGACTAGATGAAATTAAATTATGTACTTCATATAAAATGGAAGACAAAAGTATTTCTTCTCCACCACCAACTGCAGAAGAGTTTGAAAAATGTGAAGCAGTATATCTCTCAACACCAGGTTGAAAAGAAGATATAACAAATGTTAAATCATTTTCTGAATTACCAGATGCTGCAAAAAACTATTTAAAATTAATTGAAAAGTTTTGTGAAATTAATGTTGCAGGTTTCTCTGTTGGACCAGATAGAAAACAAACTGTATTGTTAGAAGAAATTTTTTAA
- the purB gene encoding adenylosuccinate lyase: MINRYSIKEVEKIWDEKNRLEIWLDVEKFVVDAWRELGIVSKEETNLVYKNAKIDVERMLEIEKETKHDVVAFTRAVSETLGAEKKWIHLGLTSTDVVDTAQNKMIQMSNDLVQEAIEKLLEAVLEKANENRKQIIMGRSHGMWGEPTSLGLKFLLWFDEIKRQEERFKLARKQIEVAKISGSMGNYANIEMEVEEFVAKKMNLNVDNISTQVTQRDRHAFLISVLSNLASTLEKIGIEIRHFQRSEVNEVCEGFDKGQKGSSSMPHKKNPISSENVSGLARYIRSFVTMGYENNLLWHERDISHSSNERLMLPDVYNIMVYILNRMTNTIKNLVVNKENIENHIKEANNLFFSQRVLTYILMKYNYSREEVYDFIQACTLEAQKTGTDFKKALKDKGILNFIKSENEFDQLFNIQFFLRNVDKIFERVLKENGRKN; encoded by the coding sequence ATGATAAATAGATATTCAATTAAAGAAGTAGAAAAAATTTGAGATGAAAAAAATAGATTAGAAATATGATTAGATGTTGAAAAGTTTGTTGTAGATGCGTGAAGAGAACTAGGAATTGTTTCAAAAGAAGAAACAAATTTAGTTTATAAAAATGCAAAAATTGACGTTGAAAGAATGTTAGAAATTGAAAAAGAAACTAAACATGATGTTGTTGCATTTACAAGAGCGGTTTCTGAAACTCTTGGAGCAGAAAAAAAATGAATTCATTTAGGATTAACTTCAACAGATGTTGTGGATACTGCACAAAATAAAATGATTCAAATGTCAAATGATTTAGTTCAAGAAGCAATTGAAAAACTTTTAGAGGCTGTTTTAGAAAAAGCAAATGAAAATAGAAAACAAATTATTATGGGAAGATCTCACGGTATGTGAGGAGAACCAACTTCATTAGGGTTAAAATTTTTATTATGATTTGATGAAATAAAAAGACAAGAAGAAAGATTTAAATTAGCTCGTAAGCAAATTGAAGTTGCAAAAATTTCAGGATCTATGGGAAACTATGCAAACATCGAAATGGAAGTTGAAGAATTTGTTGCAAAAAAAATGAACTTAAATGTTGATAATATTTCTACTCAAGTTACTCAAAGAGATAGACATGCTTTTTTAATAAGTGTTTTATCAAACTTGGCTTCAACACTTGAAAAAATTGGAATTGAAATAAGACATTTTCAAAGAAGTGAAGTTAATGAAGTGTGTGAAGGCTTTGATAAAGGACAAAAAGGTTCAAGTTCAATGCCACATAAAAAAAATCCTATTAGTAGTGAAAATGTTTCAGGTTTAGCAAGATACATTAGAAGTTTTGTTACAATGGGATATGAAAATAACTTATTATGACATGAAAGAGATATATCTCATAGTTCAAACGAAAGATTAATGTTACCAGATGTTTATAACATTATGGTTTACATTTTAAATCGTATGACAAACACAATTAAAAATTTAGTTGTGAATAAAGAAAATATCGAAAATCACATTAAAGAAGCAAATAACTTATTTTTTAGTCAAAGAGTATTAACTTACATATTAATGAAGTATAATTATTCAAGAGAAGAAGTTTATGATTTCATTCAAGCTTGTACTTTAGAAGCGCAAAAAACTGGAACTGACTTTAAAAAAGCTTTAAAAGATAAAGGTATTTTAAATTTTATTAAAAGTGAAAATGAGTTTGATCAACTATTTAATATACAGTTTTTCTTAAGAAATGTAGACAAAATCTTTGAAAGGGTGTTGAAAGAAAATGGAAGAAAAAATTAA
- a CDS encoding phosphoribosyltransferase, with product MEEKINLITLITEEEIKGAIRKIAVELAKTYEGEQLTIVAELSSAFVFVADLIRELPIDVTIQFIVKNKQSDARSVIDLGVETSLKNRHVLLVTDVFYRGNTLKQVYDIVQSEEPLDVKVLALIDKKCKTKNEEIPVISLFSTEDVLLVGYGLTHNESYRGLKGIYNLVLEG from the coding sequence ATGGAAGAAAAAATTAATTTAATTACGCTAATAACAGAAGAAGAAATAAAAGGTGCAATTCGAAAAATTGCTGTTGAACTTGCAAAAACATATGAAGGTGAACAACTTACAATAGTTGCAGAACTTTCAAGTGCTTTTGTTTTTGTTGCGGACCTAATTAGAGAATTGCCAATTGATGTTACAATTCAATTTATAGTTAAAAATAAACAATCAGATGCTAGATCTGTAATTGATCTAGGAGTTGAAACATCATTAAAAAACCGTCATGTTTTACTTGTAACTGATGTATTTTATAGAGGAAACACTTTGAAACAAGTTTATGACATTGTCCAATCAGAAGAGCCTTTAGATGTAAAAGTCTTAGCACTAATTGATAAAAAATGCAAAACTAAAAACGAAGAAATACCAGTTATATCATTATTTAGTACAGAAGATGTATTGTTAGTTGGATATGGTTTAACACATAACGAAAGTTATCGTGGGTTAAAAGGTATTTACAATTTAGTTTTAGAAGGATAG
- the pth gene encoding aminoacyl-tRNA hydrolase, producing the protein MAKLIVGLGNPGKQYELTRHNTGFIAIDFLLDYYQYQNTKEDFKSILYFSSINNEKVIFAKPQTYMNLSGEALIMIMHFYKIKTEDIIIIYDDKDLELGRIRFREQGSSGGHNGIKNIIKHLGCEKFNRIKIGIDPPAENFKIVDWVLSKLSQEEIQIIKSSVNNIKNFVKDFAAKTEFKKIVSAYNK; encoded by the coding sequence ATGGCCAAGTTAATAGTTGGTCTTGGAAATCCAGGAAAACAATACGAATTAACAAGACACAACACAGGATTTATAGCTATTGATTTTTTACTAGATTATTATCAATATCAAAACACAAAAGAAGATTTTAAGTCAATTTTATATTTTTCAAGTATAAATAATGAAAAAGTAATTTTTGCTAAACCTCAAACTTATATGAATCTTTCTGGCGAAGCTTTAATTATGATTATGCATTTTTATAAAATAAAAACTGAAGATATAATAATCATATATGATGACAAAGATTTAGAACTTGGAAGAATTAGATTTAGAGAACAAGGAAGTTCTGGTGGACATAACGGAATAAAAAATATAATTAAACATTTAGGATGTGAAAAGTTTAATCGTATAAAAATTGGTATTGATCCTCCAGCAGAAAATTTTAAAATTGTAGATTGGGTTTTAAGTAAATTATCTCAAGAAGAAATTCAAATAATAAAAAGTAGTGTTAATAATATAAAAAATTTTGTTAAAGACTTTGCAGCCAAAACAGAATTCAAAAAAATAGTGAGTGCTTATAATAAATAA
- a CDS encoding ribose-phosphate diphosphokinase — MDKSNIKIFGLSASKELAKKVCDALGVKESVAMTSKFEDGELIVQSLDSVRGQEIYIIQSTNNPVNENLMELLIAIDAFKRASAAKINVVIPYFGYARQDRKARGRQPISARLVANLLETAGANRVIMVDIHSTQSMGFFNIPTDNFSTAQTVAEDIISKIIEKKLNPEECILVSPDHGGLTRVHNVGKYTGNIAKGIAVIAKRRPEPNKSEVEFILGEVKDKVCFVIDDMIDTAGTIINGAKALKEEGAKDIYLIACHGVFSGPAVERMKSAVQERVVKEVIITDTIEQPKEKLFEGLKIISVAGLLANMIKSSYEKHPLTDVYQEYQDSIVEKVEKYIKEII; from the coding sequence ATGGACAAAAGTAACATTAAAATATTTGGATTATCAGCAAGTAAAGAATTAGCAAAAAAAGTTTGTGATGCTTTAGGAGTAAAAGAATCAGTTGCAATGACTTCAAAATTTGAGGATGGAGAATTAATAGTACAATCTCTAGACTCTGTTAGAGGGCAAGAAATTTATATAATACAATCTACCAATAACCCAGTTAATGAAAATTTAATGGAGTTATTAATTGCAATTGATGCATTTAAACGTGCAAGTGCAGCAAAAATAAATGTTGTGATTCCATACTTTGGATATGCAAGACAAGATCGAAAAGCAAGAGGAAGACAACCAATTTCGGCAAGACTAGTAGCCAACTTATTAGAAACTGCAGGTGCAAATCGTGTAATTATGGTAGACATTCATTCAACTCAATCAATGGGATTTTTTAATATCCCAACAGATAATTTTTCAACTGCACAAACAGTCGCAGAAGATATCATATCTAAAATAATAGAAAAAAAATTAAATCCAGAAGAATGTATTTTAGTTTCACCAGATCATGGAGGACTTACTAGAGTTCACAATGTTGGTAAGTATACCGGGAACATTGCAAAAGGAATTGCTGTTATTGCAAAAAGAAGACCAGAACCAAATAAATCAGAAGTAGAATTTATTTTGGGGGAAGTTAAAGATAAAGTTTGTTTTGTAATTGATGATATGATTGATACAGCAGGAACAATAATAAACGGAGCAAAAGCTTTAAAAGAAGAAGGTGCAAAAGACATTTATTTAATAGCTTGTCATGGAGTATTTAGTGGACCAGCTGTTGAAAGAATGAAAAGCGCAGTTCAAGAAAGAGTAGTTAAAGAAGTTATAATAACTGATACTATTGAGCAACCAAAAGAAAAATTATTTGAAGGGTTAAAAATTATATCAGTGGCAGGATTGTTAGCAAACATGATTAAATCATCATACGAAAAACATCCTTTAACAGATGTATATCAAGAATACCAAGATTCAATTGTTGAGAAAGTGGAAAAATACATTAAGGAGATAATATAA